From the Caballeronia sp. NK8 genome, one window contains:
- a CDS encoding phasin family protein, with amino-acid sequence MTLLTPEQIAAAQKANFDTLFGLTNKAFEGVEKLVELNLQVVKSTLAESQENAQRALSVKDAQELLALQASLTQPVAEKVLSYGRHLYEIASATQAEFARVAEAQYEEQNRKVQTLVDNVAKNAPAGSETAVAVIKSAITAANTTYETVHKATKQAVEIAESNFNAAATAATKAATQATEQASRVAKKSVA; translated from the coding sequence ATGACGCTGTTGACCCCCGAGCAAATCGCCGCTGCACAGAAAGCCAATTTCGACACGCTGTTCGGTCTGACGAACAAGGCGTTCGAAGGCGTCGAGAAGCTGGTCGAACTGAACCTGCAAGTCGTGAAGTCGACGCTGGCCGAAAGCCAGGAAAACGCACAGCGCGCGCTGTCGGTGAAGGACGCGCAAGAACTGCTCGCGCTGCAAGCCAGCCTGACGCAGCCGGTCGCTGAAAAGGTGCTGTCGTATGGCCGTCACCTGTATGAAATCGCGTCGGCCACGCAAGCTGAATTCGCCCGCGTCGCGGAAGCGCAGTACGAAGAACAGAACCGCAAGGTGCAAACGCTCGTCGACAACGTCGCGAAGAACGCACCGGCCGGCTCGGAAACCGCTGTCGCCGTGATCAAGTCGGCCATCACCGCCGCCAACACGACGTACGAAACGGTTCACAAGGCAACGAAGCAAGCTGTCGAAATCGCTGAAAGCAACTTCAACGCCGCCGCCACGGCTGCGACGAAGGCTGCTACGCAAGCGACCGAACAAGCTTCGCGCGTCGCCAAGAAGTCGGTTGCGTAA
- the pbpG gene encoding D-alanyl-D-alanine endopeptidase — MKTEMFSSLKMVHGVAMRSALSIAVSIVVATSFAAAPAEALAKTATVTKTAKKPAATAEKPARAAKTSLKAPKPAKAAKVAAADDDDDAPRASRKRRVSYRMEPHARRGAVHAVAYQPRATSVGQAFGLHDTPDSLALRSSVAYVVDQNTSETLFDKNSRAVVPIASITKLMTAMVVLDSHMPLTEDLSVTDEDRDYEKFTGSRLAVGSVLNREDMLHIALMASENRAAAALSRYYPGGRPAFIAAMNAKAKSLGMTDTHFENSTGLTSQNVSSARDLVKMVNAAYQYPMIRKFSTDRSYDVFTGKRNLAYNSTNALIRNASWDIGLQKTGFINEAGECLVMQANVNGRPVVMVLLDSYGKYSRFADAGRLRSFLDTLGEPHIMSADMGSGANP; from the coding sequence ATGAAAACCGAAATGTTTTCGTCGCTGAAGATGGTGCATGGCGTGGCAATGCGCTCGGCATTGTCCATCGCTGTCTCCATCGTCGTAGCGACGTCCTTCGCAGCGGCTCCGGCTGAAGCCCTCGCAAAGACCGCCACCGTAACCAAGACTGCAAAGAAACCCGCCGCCACAGCCGAAAAGCCGGCGCGTGCCGCGAAAACCTCCCTGAAGGCTCCCAAGCCGGCGAAGGCCGCGAAGGTCGCCGCTGCCGATGACGACGACGATGCGCCCCGTGCATCGCGCAAGCGCCGCGTCTCGTATCGCATGGAACCGCACGCGCGCCGCGGCGCGGTGCATGCGGTGGCGTATCAGCCGCGTGCGACGTCGGTCGGTCAGGCGTTCGGCCTGCACGACACGCCCGACAGTCTCGCGCTGCGCTCGAGCGTCGCCTATGTGGTGGACCAGAACACGTCTGAGACGCTCTTCGACAAGAACTCGCGCGCCGTCGTGCCGATCGCCTCGATCACCAAGCTGATGACCGCGATGGTCGTGCTCGACTCGCACATGCCGCTCACCGAAGACCTGAGCGTCACGGACGAAGACCGCGATTACGAGAAGTTCACCGGTTCGCGCCTGGCGGTCGGCTCGGTGCTGAATCGCGAGGACATGCTGCATATCGCGCTGATGGCATCCGAGAATCGCGCGGCGGCGGCGTTGTCGCGTTATTACCCGGGTGGCCGTCCGGCGTTCATCGCCGCGATGAACGCGAAGGCCAAATCGCTCGGCATGACCGACACGCACTTCGAGAACTCGACGGGCCTGACGAGCCAGAACGTGTCGAGCGCGCGTGATCTCGTGAAGATGGTCAACGCGGCGTATCAGTATCCGATGATCCGCAAGTTCTCGACCGACCGCAGTTACGACGTTTTTACCGGCAAGCGCAATCTCGCCTACAACAGCACGAATGCGCTGATCCGTAACGCGTCGTGGGATATCGGCTTGCAGAAGACCGGTTTCATCAACGAAGCGGGCGAATGCCTCGTGATGCAGGCGAACGTGAACGGCCGTCCCGTTGTGATGGTGCTGCTCGACTCCTACGGCAAGTACTCGCGTTTCGCCGATGCAGGCCGCCTGCGCTCGTTTCTCGATACGCTCGGCGAGCCGCACATCATGAGCGCGGACATGGGCAGCGGCGCCAATCCGTAA
- a CDS encoding IclR family transcriptional regulator: protein MSDTNPESKTSIQVIERMMRLLDALAGHTDPVSLKELSQSTDLHPSTAHRILNDMVLCRLVDRSDPGTYRLGMRLLELGNLVKARLSVREAAMPPMRELHRQTGQTVNLSVRQGDEIVYIERAYSERSGMQVVRAIGGRAPLHLTSVGKLFLAADEATRVRAYAMRTGLSGHTQNSITDLTKLERELSLVRQQACARDNEELELGVRCIAAGIYDDTGRLVAGLSLSAPADRLQDAWLKQLSHTALEISQSLGYHPEQAVPETPPAHHAHR, encoded by the coding sequence ATGAGCGATACGAACCCGGAATCCAAGACTTCCATTCAAGTGATCGAGCGCATGATGCGTCTTCTCGACGCACTCGCCGGTCACACTGATCCCGTCAGCCTGAAAGAGCTCTCCCAGAGCACCGATCTGCACCCGTCCACCGCGCACCGCATCCTCAACGACATGGTGTTGTGCCGGCTCGTCGACCGTTCGGACCCTGGCACTTATCGGCTCGGCATGCGTTTGCTGGAACTCGGCAACCTGGTGAAAGCGCGTCTTTCGGTGCGCGAAGCCGCGATGCCGCCGATGCGAGAACTGCATCGCCAGACTGGCCAGACCGTGAATCTGTCCGTGCGCCAGGGCGATGAGATCGTCTATATCGAGCGCGCGTATTCGGAGCGTTCCGGCATGCAGGTCGTACGCGCGATCGGCGGCCGTGCGCCTCTGCATCTGACCTCGGTCGGCAAGCTCTTTCTCGCCGCCGACGAAGCCACGCGCGTGCGCGCCTACGCGATGCGTACCGGCCTCTCCGGCCACACGCAAAACAGCATCACCGATCTCACCAAACTCGAGCGCGAGTTGTCCCTCGTGCGCCAGCAAGCCTGCGCGCGCGACAACGAGGAACTCGAACTGGGCGTGCGCTGCATCGCAGCAGGCATTTACGACGATACCGGACGACTGGTCGCCGGCCTGTCGCTATCCGCGCCCGCCGACCGCCTTCAGGACGCGTGGCTCAAGCAACTGAGCCACACGGCGCTCGAAATCTCGCAATCGCTCGGCTATCACCCGGAACAGGCGGTGCCCGAGACGCCGCCGGCACACCACGCGCATCGCTGA